Proteins from a single region of Chloroherpeton thalassium ATCC 35110:
- a CDS encoding MFS transporter, whose protein sequence is MKKSPLVVLFFTVFIDLVGFGIVLPLLPTYAKDIGATPLEIGLIAASFSVMQFFFSPIWGSKSDQIGRRPIILISVAASAISYLIFSQSDTVALLLISRVLAGIGSANISATQAYITDVTDSANRSKAMGMIGAAFGLGFVLGPPLGGFLKTFYGISMVGYVATALTLLDLILAFIFLPESIKEKKPKTKIQLFSFDKMLDAFKRPAVSRIMITNFLFLFAFVNMQVSAALLWKEYFSVTDQSIGYLFAFVGVVSVIVQGFLIGKLTKKYGERKVFLLGNIIMALGLIFIPYIPTDSLFSLGLIFLAMLAIGNGLAVPVSTSLISLYTPHHEQGEILGISQSVGSFARILGPFSGSLLYGVEIHAPYLVGGALVLVGSLVASTLFQYEVEITPSSVSS, encoded by the coding sequence ATGAAAAAGTCACCGCTTGTTGTATTATTCTTTACCGTATTTATTGATTTGGTAGGCTTCGGCATCGTATTGCCATTGCTGCCTACGTATGCAAAAGATATTGGCGCAACCCCACTCGAAATTGGATTAATTGCTGCAAGCTTTTCGGTTATGCAATTTTTTTTCTCGCCAATTTGGGGCTCTAAAAGCGATCAGATTGGCAGACGCCCGATTATTTTAATTAGCGTTGCGGCTTCCGCCATCTCCTATTTGATTTTTTCCCAATCCGACACGGTTGCCTTACTTTTAATTTCAAGGGTTTTAGCTGGAATCGGATCAGCCAATATCTCCGCAACTCAAGCTTATATCACCGACGTTACAGACAGCGCCAACCGCTCAAAAGCGATGGGAATGATCGGCGCGGCTTTCGGACTCGGTTTTGTTTTGGGCCCGCCGCTTGGTGGCTTTCTTAAAACGTTTTATGGCATCTCAATGGTGGGCTATGTTGCCACTGCGCTTACATTGCTCGACCTCATCCTGGCATTTATTTTCCTTCCCGAATCGATCAAAGAAAAAAAGCCAAAGACCAAAATCCAGCTTTTCAGTTTCGATAAAATGCTCGATGCGTTCAAACGCCCAGCCGTTTCGCGCATCATGATTACGAACTTCCTTTTCCTTTTTGCTTTTGTCAACATGCAGGTTTCTGCGGCGCTTCTTTGGAAGGAATATTTTAGTGTAACGGATCAGTCCATCGGCTACTTGTTTGCCTTTGTTGGCGTCGTCTCTGTGATTGTGCAAGGGTTTCTAATTGGAAAATTGACCAAAAAATACGGTGAGCGAAAAGTTTTTCTACTTGGAAATATCATTATGGCGTTGGGGCTCATTTTCATTCCTTACATTCCAACCGATTCACTTTTTTCGTTAGGACTCATTTTCCTTGCCATGCTTGCCATTGGCAATGGCCTGGCGGTTCCTGTAAGCACATCGTTGATTTCACTTTACACGCCGCATCATGAGCAGGGCGAAATTTTAGGAATTTCTCAATCTGTCGGCTCATTTGCACGCATCCTTGGGCCATTTAGTGGCAGCTTGCTTTACGGCGTGGAAATTCATGCCCCGTATTTGGTTGGCGGCGCACTGGTATTAGTTGGCTCGCTGGTTGCCTCAACACTTTTCCAATACGAAGTAGAAATAACCCCATCTTCCGTTAGCAGTTAG
- a CDS encoding lysophospholipid acyltransferase family protein encodes MQRLIANILFRAVGWKATGEFPNFQKAVVIAAPHTSNWDFLIMLLLGFYAKQKFYWIGKHTLFKPPLGFVMKWLGGLPVDRRERQNTVSQICRFFEEKEALSLVITPEGTRKRTDFWKSGFYHIAVQAGVPIIFGYADFKRKTCGFGHYIMPTGNEEADMAQIREFYSGIQGKFPEQFGPVRFRPQSPE; translated from the coding sequence GTGCAAAGATTGATAGCGAACATCCTTTTCCGCGCCGTTGGTTGGAAAGCCACCGGCGAGTTCCCAAATTTTCAAAAAGCGGTTGTTATAGCTGCGCCTCACACCTCGAATTGGGATTTTTTGATTATGCTGCTCTTAGGATTTTACGCCAAACAAAAATTCTATTGGATTGGAAAACATACGCTCTTTAAGCCGCCGCTTGGTTTTGTGATGAAGTGGCTTGGTGGCTTGCCAGTCGATCGGCGAGAACGGCAAAATACCGTCTCGCAGATTTGCCGATTCTTTGAAGAAAAAGAAGCGCTCTCGCTCGTCATCACGCCTGAAGGCACGCGCAAGCGGACGGATTTTTGGAAAAGTGGGTTTTATCACATTGCTGTGCAAGCCGGCGTGCCCATCATTTTTGGGTATGCCGACTTTAAGCGAAAAACTTGTGGATTTGGGCACTACATCATGCCAACTGGCAACGAGGAAGCCGATATGGCTCAAATTCGAGAATTTTATTCCGGGATTCAGGGCAAATTTCCTGAACAGTTTGGCCCCGTTAGGTTTCGCCCTCAATCTCCAGAATAA
- a CDS encoding superoxide dismutase yields the protein MDADGKYALPDLPYAYDALEPVIDRQTVEIHHDRHHAGYVKGLNNAEAALQEAREKSDFAMIKHWERELAFHGSGHILHSIYWQNMRAPKENNRPDGKLAKAITQAFGGYEPFENQLFAATKSVEASGWGILAYQVLTKKLIIQQAEKHQNLTMWGAIPLLVIDVWEHAYYLKYQNNRGDYVKNFFSIINWPDVEKHFAAVGGM from the coding sequence ATGGATGCTGATGGAAAATATGCTTTGCCCGATTTGCCTTACGCTTACGACGCGCTTGAGCCAGTAATTGATAGGCAAACGGTTGAAATTCATCACGATCGCCATCACGCGGGTTATGTCAAAGGCTTGAACAATGCGGAAGCGGCGTTGCAAGAAGCTCGCGAAAAATCGGACTTCGCGATGATAAAACATTGGGAGCGCGAGCTGGCATTTCATGGTTCGGGACACATTTTGCACTCGATTTATTGGCAAAATATGCGTGCGCCAAAAGAAAACAATCGCCCGGATGGGAAGTTGGCCAAAGCCATTACGCAAGCTTTCGGCGGTTACGAGCCGTTTGAAAATCAGCTTTTCGCCGCCACAAAATCGGTGGAAGCCTCTGGCTGGGGTATTTTAGCCTATCAAGTTTTAACAAAAAAGCTCATCATTCAGCAGGCGGAAAAGCATCAAAACCTAACAATGTGGGGCGCCATTCCGCTGCTCGTGATTGATGTTTGGGAGCACGCCTACTATTTGAAGTATCAAAATAATCGTGGGGATTACGTCAAGAATTTCTTTTCAATTATCAACTGGCCGGATGTGGAAAAGCACTTTGCTGCAGTCGGCGGGATGTAG
- a CDS encoding Gfo/Idh/MocA family oxidoreductase — protein sequence MAGKHQLNIAVIGVGKLGEFHTKLLKEICAEQKNVHLTGVFDLNQTRAAEIAKKYKTDAFEDFDAIINGCDAAVIATTTSSHFEIARPLLETGKHLFIEKPITKTLDEAERLIALEKAHGCKVQVGHIERFNPALQAVEPYLGTPLYIMAERLSGFSKRVSDVSVILDLMIHDIDLILSIVKSRVINIGASGVSVFSDELDMASARMEFENGAVANVSASRISRTKSRKVRFFSKNPNSYASLDLTNGKSEIFRIVEKSEKRTGSLKEFATEKIISMFGDIGDMLEDKAIEYISPDVPKTNALKCELEAFVSSILEDKPVVVTSHDGMQAVEIAIQISEAIAVNRRMQKEILG from the coding sequence ATGGCGGGAAAACATCAGCTCAACATTGCGGTGATTGGCGTTGGAAAGTTAGGGGAATTTCATACCAAGCTGCTCAAGGAAATTTGCGCGGAGCAAAAAAATGTGCACTTGACGGGCGTTTTTGACCTGAACCAAACGCGCGCGGCTGAAATTGCAAAAAAATATAAAACCGACGCATTTGAAGATTTCGACGCGATTATCAACGGCTGCGATGCCGCTGTGATTGCCACCACCACCAGTTCCCATTTTGAAATCGCTCGCCCGCTGCTTGAGACTGGCAAGCATTTGTTCATTGAAAAGCCGATCACAAAAACGCTCGACGAAGCCGAAAGACTCATCGCGCTGGAAAAGGCACATGGTTGCAAGGTTCAAGTTGGGCATATCGAGCGGTTTAATCCCGCACTGCAAGCTGTTGAGCCGTATCTCGGAACGCCGCTTTATATAATGGCCGAGCGACTTTCAGGATTTTCGAAGCGCGTTTCGGATGTGTCCGTCATTTTGGATTTGATGATTCACGACATCGATTTGATTCTTTCCATTGTCAAATCGCGTGTCATCAACATTGGCGCATCTGGCGTTTCGGTCTTTTCCGACGAACTCGATATGGCCAGCGCCCGCATGGAATTTGAAAACGGCGCAGTCGCCAATGTCAGCGCCAGTCGAATTAGCCGCACAAAATCTCGTAAGGTGCGATTTTTTAGCAAAAATCCGAACAGCTACGCTTCGCTGGATCTTACCAATGGCAAATCCGAGATTTTCCGAATTGTAGAAAAATCCGAGAAGCGAACCGGCAGCTTGAAGGAATTTGCGACCGAAAAAATCATTTCAATGTTCGGCGACATTGGCGACATGCTCGAGGACAAAGCCATCGAGTACATTAGCCCAGACGTGCCAAAAACAAACGCGCTGAAGTGCGAGCTCGAAGCATTTGTTTCGTCTATTTTGGAAGACAAACCGGTGGTTGTAACCTCTCATGACGGCATGCAAGCGGTGGAAATCGCGATTCAAATTTCAGAAGCCATTGCAGTCAATCGGCGAATGCAAAAAGAAATTCTTGGCTAA
- a CDS encoding N-acetylglutaminylglutamine amidotransferase — protein MCGICGEIRFDQKSPSLASIERMNAQMERRGPDGAGVFQQKNLAFGHRRLKIIDVSERSQQPMIDNDLGLSIVFNGCIYNYPELREALKQKGYQFFSGGDTEVILKAYHAWGMDFVQHLQGMFAFAIWERDSGNVIIARDRLGIKPFYYVQDASSFRFASSLPALLASGNLDTEIDPAALNYYMSFHAVVPAPNTIIKGVRRFPPATIMKISPDGKTKAKQYWTLNFDTLPEEKNLSEADWKERVREALLLAVRRRMVADVPVGVLLSGGLDSSLVVAMLAGEGQTGLNTFSVGFENVGIEEGNEFKYSDIIAERFGTTHHKIFVQNDELLKELPNCIAAMNEPMVSHDVIGFYLLSRTVSEHVKAVQSGQGADEIFGGYHWYPPMLEADAGSAVATYKQAFFDRDFEEYKQAVDARFIQEDFAQQFVQSHFAAAGATRPIDKALRLDTTIMLTDDPVKRVDNMTMAWGVEARVPFLDHELVEVAARVPAEYKIKSGGKHILKSIGYDMIPKEVIDRPKGYFPVPGLKYIDGEYLDMVHDVLGSQKAKNRGIFNRNYLDTLLANPKEHITPLRGSKLWQVTLLEYWLQTHNL, from the coding sequence ATGTGTGGAATTTGCGGAGAAATTAGATTTGACCAAAAATCCCCGTCTTTAGCGTCCATTGAGAGAATGAACGCGCAAATGGAACGTCGTGGCCCGGATGGCGCTGGCGTTTTTCAACAAAAAAATCTTGCCTTCGGACATCGGCGGCTCAAAATTATCGATGTGAGCGAACGCTCACAGCAGCCGATGATAGACAACGACTTGGGACTTTCCATCGTTTTCAACGGCTGCATTTACAACTATCCAGAACTTCGCGAAGCGCTCAAGCAAAAAGGCTATCAATTTTTTTCCGGCGGCGATACGGAGGTGATTCTGAAGGCGTATCACGCTTGGGGAATGGATTTTGTGCAACACCTGCAAGGCATGTTTGCCTTTGCAATTTGGGAACGAGATTCCGGCAATGTGATTATCGCGCGTGACCGGCTCGGCATCAAACCGTTTTATTATGTTCAAGATGCCAGTAGTTTTCGCTTTGCTTCGTCGCTCCCCGCGCTTTTGGCATCTGGAAATCTGGACACGGAAATTGACCCAGCGGCGCTCAACTACTATATGAGCTTCCACGCCGTCGTGCCTGCGCCGAATACGATTATCAAAGGCGTGCGCCGTTTTCCACCCGCCACAATTATGAAAATTTCCCCTGACGGAAAAACGAAGGCGAAGCAATATTGGACACTCAATTTTGATACGCTTCCCGAAGAGAAAAATTTGAGCGAGGCGGACTGGAAAGAGCGTGTGCGCGAGGCGCTCCTTTTGGCGGTGCGCCGGCGCATGGTGGCCGATGTGCCAGTCGGCGTGTTGCTTTCCGGCGGACTGGATTCTTCGCTCGTGGTGGCGATGCTTGCCGGCGAAGGGCAAACTGGTTTGAACACTTTTTCCGTCGGCTTTGAAAATGTCGGCATCGAGGAAGGCAACGAGTTCAAATATTCGGACATTATCGCCGAGCGGTTCGGAACAACGCATCATAAGATTTTTGTCCAAAACGACGAGCTTTTGAAAGAACTGCCGAACTGCATCGCGGCCATGAACGAGCCGATGGTCAGCCACGATGTGATTGGATTTTATCTTCTTTCCCGAACGGTTTCCGAGCATGTCAAGGCCGTGCAAAGCGGACAGGGCGCTGATGAAATTTTCGGCGGCTATCACTGGTATCCGCCCATGCTCGAGGCCGACGCCGGAAGCGCCGTTGCAACTTATAAACAAGCCTTCTTCGATAGAGATTTTGAGGAATACAAACAGGCCGTTGATGCTCGATTTATTCAGGAAGATTTTGCGCAACAATTTGTTCAGTCGCATTTCGCAGCGGCGGGCGCAACCAGGCCGATCGACAAAGCCCTTCGCCTCGATACCACCATCATGCTCACGGACGATCCGGTCAAGCGCGTGGATAACATGACGATGGCCTGGGGCGTTGAAGCCCGCGTGCCGTTTTTAGACCATGAACTTGTAGAGGTGGCGGCGCGAGTGCCGGCGGAATATAAAATCAAAAGCGGCGGCAAGCACATTCTCAAAAGCATCGGCTACGATATGATTCCGAAAGAAGTCATCGATAGGCCGAAAGGCTATTTCCCCGTTCCGGGCTTGAAATATATCGACGGCGAATATCTCGACATGGTTCATGATGTATTGGGTTCGCAAAAGGCGAAAAACAGAGGCATCTTCAACCGAAACTATTTGGACACTTTACTTGCAAATCCGAAAGAACACATCACGCCGTTGCGCGGGTCAAAACTTTGGCAGGTCACACTACTCGAATACTGGTTGCAAACTCATAATTTATAA
- the ngg gene encoding N-acetylglutaminylglutamine synthetase, with translation MAKLNQEVKINPLNSPSLKNWGEPPEKEELKISKKNIYVECGWGRLIFAHTFDQNTNVTSLIRGEENGKRDIAFYIRDPHVALAQSPHELFLDPSHTYRFWLKENQNNTPVYKGFSIRVANPDIDIPAINKIYQAHGMVPIDRKFLKNNYDQKVITYFVAVDSETGDVIGVVMGADHVLIFDDPENGSSLWALAVDPQARVPGVGQALVQHLIEFYQERGRIFMDLSVLHSNTQANRLYDKLGFERVPVFCVKRKNAINEKLYSGPEPMENLNPYATIIVKEARKRGIAVKVIDDVNNYFSLTYGGRSIVCRESLTELTTAIAMSRCADKAVTHSLAKSIGAKVPAQRVVNGTGEDLLFLEHYNQLAVKPADNEQGKGISLMVGTESELEQAIRLAKKYSDKVILEEFVTGTDLRIIIIDFKMVAAAIRRPPEIIGDGSHTILELIQKQSRRREAATHGESKIPVDRETEKCVGSQGYDLENILPAEKKLLVRRTANLHTGGTIHDVTEKLHPKLAEAAIDIAKAIDIPVVGIDFMIQSPEEPDYYFIEANERPGLANHEPQPTAERFIDLLFPNTIPVEGVAKS, from the coding sequence ATGGCGAAACTTAATCAGGAAGTGAAAATCAACCCATTGAATTCACCGTCACTCAAAAATTGGGGAGAGCCGCCTGAGAAAGAAGAGCTAAAAATTTCAAAAAAGAACATCTATGTCGAATGTGGCTGGGGGCGGCTCATTTTCGCTCACACATTCGACCAAAACACCAATGTGACAAGCCTGATCCGCGGGGAGGAAAATGGGAAGCGCGATATTGCGTTTTACATCCGCGACCCGCATGTGGCGCTTGCCCAATCGCCGCACGAGCTATTTCTCGACCCGTCGCATACCTATCGATTTTGGCTGAAGGAAAATCAAAACAACACGCCGGTGTATAAGGGATTTTCCATTCGCGTTGCCAATCCCGACATCGATATTCCAGCCATCAACAAAATTTATCAGGCGCACGGCATGGTGCCGATTGACCGGAAGTTTTTGAAAAATAACTACGACCAAAAAGTCATCACTTATTTCGTGGCCGTCGATTCCGAAACGGGCGATGTCATCGGCGTGGTGATGGGTGCAGACCATGTGCTCATTTTTGACGATCCGGAAAATGGCTCAAGCCTCTGGGCGCTTGCCGTTGACCCGCAGGCGCGTGTACCGGGCGTTGGACAGGCGCTCGTGCAGCATTTGATCGAGTTTTACCAAGAGCGTGGTCGCATTTTCATGGATTTGTCCGTTTTGCATTCGAACACACAAGCCAATCGGCTTTATGACAAATTAGGTTTCGAGCGCGTGCCTGTTTTTTGTGTAAAACGCAAAAATGCGATCAATGAAAAGCTTTATTCCGGGCCAGAGCCAATGGAAAATCTCAATCCATACGCCACAATTATCGTCAAAGAAGCTCGCAAACGAGGCATTGCGGTTAAAGTGATTGACGATGTAAATAATTATTTTAGTTTAACTTATGGCGGTCGCTCGATTGTCTGCCGCGAATCGCTGACGGAACTCACAACGGCGATTGCCATGAGCCGCTGCGCGGACAAAGCCGTCACGCATTCGCTCGCAAAATCTATTGGCGCAAAAGTGCCGGCTCAGCGCGTGGTGAATGGCACGGGCGAAGATCTTTTATTTCTCGAACATTACAACCAATTGGCCGTCAAGCCCGCCGACAACGAGCAAGGCAAAGGCATTAGCCTGATGGTTGGCACGGAATCGGAACTGGAGCAAGCCATTCGGCTGGCAAAAAAATACTCGGACAAGGTTATTTTGGAGGAGTTCGTCACGGGAACGGATTTGCGCATCATCATCATCGATTTCAAGATGGTGGCCGCCGCGATTCGCCGCCCGCCGGAAATCATCGGCGACGGTAGCCATACGATTTTGGAACTGATACAAAAGCAAAGCCGGCGACGAGAAGCGGCCACGCACGGCGAAAGCAAAATCCCGGTTGATCGGGAAACCGAAAAATGCGTCGGAAGTCAAGGCTACGATTTGGAAAATATTTTGCCGGCGGAGAAAAAACTGTTGGTTCGGCGCACTGCAAACCTGCATACTGGCGGCACAATTCACGATGTGACCGAGAAGTTGCACCCGAAGCTTGCAGAAGCGGCGATCGACATTGCGAAAGCTATTGATATTCCCGTCGTCGGTATTGATTTTATGATTCAATCGCCGGAAGAACCGGACTATTATTTTATCGAAGCCAACGAGCGACCTGGACTTGCGAATCATGAACCGCAACCGACTGCCGAACGCTTCATCGATTTGCTTTTCCCGAACACCATTCCGGTTGAGGGCGTGGCAAAATCGTAG